TCAGAGCCGTCAGTGCTTTCCTCGAAGAGATTGAAGACGGGGATGCAAAGGCTTTGTCCAAATGGAAGAAGCTTAGGGATGTGGCCGAAGAGATGAAGACCTGCATAACGGACTTCAAACGCCTTGAGGCCCACCGCGGCAGAGGCCTCGGGGGTCCGGAGTACCATAACATCGCAAGGACTGCCAAGAAGCTCAAAGCTAGAGCACGCGGTGTAATTGAGCTTGAAAATATCTACGACCGCAAAAGTAAGTAATGTATACTGCTGGTTCGGAAAGCAAAAACGTGCGTACTTCAATCAAAATATGGAACTAGTAGTAGCTGTTCTTTATTCAGCAGCACGCACGAGCGTTTGTACGACTTGGACATTTATGGTACCTAAAATGGCTATGGTAGTTTCTATGTAGGTATTTGTGGGTGcctcttttttaaaaaacaaaaacaaactaGATGTGTCCTGCACGATTTTGCGGGCTAGATATTACTTGTCCTTTAATAATATATTGTATTTGTTCCTAAATATGTAGGATCTTATATAGCTGTCATGGTTCCCGATTTACagttttttgttatttttatgcTAACCTTTTCGAAATATTGAACTCTTAATTATGGGATTTAGAAAGAGAATGCAATGAGCTTGAtggtcttttttttccctcatctAATGGCTCCGGTTGACATCAAGTCTCGTCCTACTTGTGGCCACTGTCGGGAACTTCTCAGCCGCCAATTTAGGTCCATAGATGATTCATCTTTGCTCACCTCTTGATGTTGCTCTGAAGGCATCCGCCCCCATTTTTGTCGCCTAAGTTGACAACTTGACAACGATATTTGTGCTACAGAGACTCTACATAGATTGATGGTGCGTTCAGAAATTTAGGTTTAGTGGATCACATATAACATTCTGATTAGCAGCGAGAGATTAAGAGCCCCATAGTAGGTACATCCAAAAAAACAAGTCacgattcaaaatttgtccaacAAAACAATTCATTATTCCCTACTCgtatgtgcatgtgcatgcaagAACTAATTAGCACCAAATATGGTAAATAAATAGTAGTAACTAAGGTCATTTTACATTCTTTGTTAAGTAAATAGTGGTAACTAATTAGCACCAAATATGGCCGGGACGCGCGTGCTGATGACGGTCGACGGCTACTCCAAAATCTTGGAGGcgctcgacgccggcggcgggagcatcAAATCCGAGAGGTTCCGCGCGTCGGAGGGCACAGCTGGTACATCGAGTACCGCCCATTCGATTTCGACGAAGACGAAGAGGAGGACGGCGACTGGGTGGGCGCCTACCTTTGTCTCGATCGCCCTGGTGCTAACGATGAAGTGAAGGTGCGGCACGAGCTGGCCCTGCTCGACCGTGATGGAGACGTAATTACGTCGATCCAGAGCTTATGTACCTTCTCCAGCACATGCAATCGCGATTACACCAGGATaacgcctcgcctcgcctctccTCGAGGACAGCTTCCAGGTCAGGTGCGACCTCACCGTCatcgaggaggccgccgcggccggaccTACACTGGCACCTCGGCGGCCTcctcactactggaaaactaagTGTTCATCCCAAGGCTCAGTACCAGTTGCATTTTGGTCCGGTACTTATATAAGCATTAGTACTGGACCTAACGGCTAGTCCTCAACGAGGCCACCGTAAACccttttagtatcgggtggaggcttcacccggtactaacgtgcaacctttagtaccaggtgaaacCTCTACCCAGTAGTAATTTGGAGTTCACTGGATTGAAGTTCACCGCACGCATCCGCTCCTCACCATCTCATCCGCatgcctccctctctctcccgaacggccctcctctctcccttctcccctcACGGCAGCCTCGCTTCTCTTCCTCCCATTCTTCCAGGCGCGTCCCTCCCCTCACAGCTGCTCCTCCCTTCTCCCCTCCGCACGCCCCTCACTGCGATGccggtgaggagcggcagcggggcgaggtgaggtgacAGCACGGCGGTGGGGGAGCGCAGAGGTGGAGTGGCGGGCGACGGCGCGTGAAGCAGTAGCGGGCGATGGCGCGTGGAGCAGTGGGATCTGCAGGCCGGCGTGGTAGGAAAGGGTGGAGGCGTGGTGCGGGCAGCAGGATCTAAGGGGTGACGGTGCGATAGAATGAGGTGTGTggcctcacctctctctctctctctttctctctctgggCGAGGGCGGCCAGCGGCGCGAGGGGGCTAGCGGAGTGCGTCATGAGGGCGGCCAGCCGGGCGAAGGGGTCAGCAGGGGGTTGCGGGGGAGGCGAGGTGGCAGGGACAAGGGTCGGAACCAGGCTTGGTCGACAAGGAGGAAGGTCAGTCGGCGGTGATGAGTTAGAAGggcggctctctctctctctcttcagtGCGGGGCTCAGGTGCTGTGCGGCCGGGTCTCTGGTGCTCAGGCGGATGGCGGTgggtgcggccggggctccGGCGCTCGGGCAAACGGCGGCGAGGTGCGACTAGAGCTCCGGTCggcggatttctttttttattttttaatacccctttagtaccagttatttgatccggtactaaaggacccccttagTACTGATATAGCAgcaccggttgcacaaccggtactaaatgggggTTTGGGACCGGCACGATTCCCCAGCAGTGCCTGGCGAGCCAGGTGGGGTTGGACGTCACGTTCCACGTCGGGGGCGAGATGTTCACCGCGCACAGGTGCGTTCTCGCCGCCCGCTCGCCAGTATTCATGGCCGAGCTCTCGGCCGGAGAACGCTGCCACTGGCACACATGTGCGCATCGACGACATGGAGCCGAGGGTGTTCAGGGCTTTGCTCCACTTTATCTACACCGACACACTACCTGAGGTGAAGGAGGGTGACGACGACAAGGTTGCCGTGGCTCAGGGTCTGCTCGTGGCGGCGGATCGGTACGGCGTGGAGAGGCTCAAGTCGACCTGCAGCGAAATGCTTTGCACCTGCATCGACGCGCGCACGGCTATGACCTTGCTGCAGCTGGCTGACAGCCATGGCTGCCGTAGGCTCAAGCAGGCGTGCATCAGGGTCATCAAGGACATGCTCGCCAAGGTGGCGACTCCCTGATGATGTCGTCTTCAACCAGGAAGAGGCAAAGATGTCTCTATTTCTATTCTATCAGTGCTACTGCTAGTTAAGTTCAGTCTCATGCTATATATCCTTGACTAAGTTCATTATCAATGCCAGTTCTATTTGTAATCTACTATATGCAGCTGCTACTATGTAAGTTCAGTATCGCATTACAGTTGGCTAAGTTTATGACCAATGCAAGATTTTTGTGGTCAATCTAAATGCATGTCCACTCAAGTTTGAGAGATTTTGTAACTATTTGCATTTGTGCAAGGGGTCATTGTTCTATTCGAAAAGCTTGCAGCATTAACTGTTTTATGTTACTGTAACAATCTAGCGTTAGTGTtacgttttccttttttttttaggtAAAAAGCCACTAAAGTTTTCATGAAGACGTCATGTCACACTCCCCAGATTATAATGGTTTGAATAAGCAAGATAATAACGCACAAATCAATCTATTCTCCTGCAAGCACAGGTTCATAATTCTGTTCAATGACTTGGGTTCAGCCATGTTCCAAACTCACCTCAACTTACATGAATCAGTCAGGTATCCATGGTTCTGTTCTCTACCAAAATCACTATCCATAAAGTTACAACCCAGGCAGTAGCACAAGAATTTGTAACAGAACATGTGCTGATTGGGTTTCAGGCCTGAGAACTAAAATTGCTACACACTGAATCAAAAGAGGGGGCATCAACATACACACTGCTTCACTACAAAAATGTGACATGAGGTATCCATGGTTCTGTTCTCTACCAAAATCACTATCCATAAAGTTACAACCCAGGCAGTAGCACAAGAATTTGTAACAGAACATGTGCTGATTGGGTTTCAGGCCTGAGAACTAAAATTGCTACACACTGAATCAAAAGAGGGGGCATCAACATACACACTGCTTCACTACAAAAATGTGACATGAGATCTCGCTTCCAAATTGAAGAGTGAACTCTTGACATGTTCAATAATCTTCTCTGGagaaaaatagcaaacaaagaAGTTAGCACAAATGAAGATTAGAGAGAGCCagtttttttaaggaaaaaaaagacaaacatAAAGAGAGGTTGAATTCACCTTTATGGGGACTGATTTGAATCAATCGATCCAAAACCCTCCAGTGGCCACACCTAAGATTGAACAAAAAATATCAATACTCCCCCATTTTCACCTAGAGGGCAAACATGCAGTGATAAAATTCTAGGGTGATGGCCCACATGATGATTTGGTAGCAATGTAGCATTTGGATTGTGCTAAGAATTATAAAAACATGTTAGCATCAAGAAGTAGCAAGTTCAAGCAGGTAAATCTGCAGAACAAATAGAGTATGAAGAAGTATGTTCCAATTTCTATGTCCCACAAATCAAGATTTGAAGTTTATTATAAGcttcaaaaaaagaagaaattgtaTGTCGATATATCAGGGTACAAACATTATGACCTATAATTAAGGAAGTTCAACCCAATACCCTTTTTTCTCCTATTTACATCCTGGCATTGGGGAGATATGATGCCCAGTTATTTTAGGGAACCTCCAATACTGCATGAAGTGACCGTGCTGAAACTGGAACAATAGTATTTATCCTCTTAATACACACCAGTAAAATGTATTGCTCCGGATTATTATCATTGGACAACATTGATGAGTTATCCAGGAATTTGAGATTAAAGCATGGGTACATAAGATGATAAGAAGATACTGAAGCCCTTGAACTCAACGCTTTACCAAAACATGTCAGCAACCATGCACTTGCAATATAGTGTTAAGGTGCAATTTTGTCTTTTTCCGCAAATTTAAGGTAGTTGCTAGTTGCTTGCGTCCATGGAACCATAAAGCAAAATATTGGTTCCAGAGATTCCACCATATTAAATTAATGGGGATGCAAAATAAATAATTGAGCTTACCCGACAAAAGATCTTCCCTGTAATGAGACCATAAGGCACAGCTCCAAAATGCCTTGAATCTCTAGAAGCATAAACATTATCTCCCTGCACCCAAACATGACCTTGTGGTACCTATAATTACATCACCAAGGCAAGAGCATGAGGTGACCATACATGTTTTTAAACAAAATAACCATAAGCCATAAAAGAAACAATTGAGAAATAAACAACGGCACTCGTCATGTCCGAATATCACACCTGGAACCCGCTAAAGCACCAACATTGAACATAAACAAATGTTGGAATTTAACGACAGGGATGTCTTTCATAATATTTGACAACCAAACCTCAACAAGCCAATTTTTTTCTGCTATTGGTTGCAATCATTTGAAACACAACTGTAGGAATTGTATCTTCTGATGGAGTGATGACTGAtagcaaaagaaaacagaaaaaaacaGTTTGGCCAGCATGGTAGCATGCAATCCTAATTAATTAAGTATCATATTGGTAGTGATTGTTTTTAGAGTTAATAACACCATGTCTCATACTGAACCAATACCAACAGTCCAGAGTTGAGACATTTCTAAGATCATGCACAGATTTTGAAGTGGAGCTCACATAAATGTTTCCAAGTTCGATGCATCTCTAAGCAGATATAAAAATAAGGGAATTTCAAATTAAACAAAGCACGGAACTCTTAATGTCAAACCCACTAAATTGATAAATTCATAATGAATATGGACATAAGCAAATGTCAGAATTTATACAGGAATTCAGATAGTTTTGGAAAACCAAAACTCTGTAAGCCAAATTTGCTCAGTGATGACTGACAGTAGCACTACCACAGAGCAAGTTTTTCCCATCACATCACACAATCCTAAGTATCTAATCGAATCAGCAGAAATATTTTTTGGGTTAATAACACCATATCTGCAAAAGGGTCTCTAGtatagtggttagagcacctgggTAGCACTCAGCAGGCCCAggttcgactccccgtgggagcgaaCTAAACGGGTCTGGAATAAAAAAGTATAAAAGAATTGGTAGGGGCTTCCCCTGCTGACTTggatcaaaaaaaaaataacaccaTATCTCATATTAAACCAGTATCAGTAGCTCAGGCACTACATTTTCCTAAGATCAGCACAAATTATGAACTAAAGCTGATAGAGATATTTCTCCAAGTTTGGCGACTAGTAGAGTCTAATTATCAATTACCAAAAACACAAATGTCACCACTTCAGCAAATGGCATCACATTACACTCATGGAAAAACACTCGCCTTTCTTGCATCTCAATtcgaagcaaaaaaaaatagtcaaaactactacatcatctttgccgAAACTTCTTCAAATCCACAATGCTCACAAACAAACCAAGAAAATTAGATTGTCTGCTAACACCTCAAGAAGCACAACAAATACTGTAATAAATTACCACTAATGACTAGCTACTGCCCGCAATAGTATGCCAAGCATCTAGAATTGCGTCAATGAATCACACCACGCAACCAAATTGTAATAATCTTTAAAGCAGCAAGAGCATCAGCTGAGACTTAATCCAATCACGGAGGCAGCATAGCAAGCAGCTCAAAACTCAGCCCAGTATCTACTCACCACGACGGTCTTGGCGGCGTCGCTGTTCCCGGGGTCGACGAGGTAGGTGACAGAGTCGCCCCCCATCCCGACGACGCGCTTGGCGACCGCCTTGCGCGGATCCTCGGGGGAGATCATCAGCACGACGTCCCCGGGCCCCACCCGCCCCTGCCTCACGCTCACCTTGTCCACCGCCACCACGTCGCCCGCCAGGTTCATCGCCGGCAGCATGCTGGGGCCCCGCACGATGGCGAGCGAGCAGAGGTGGTGGTCCACGACGTGGACGGCGCAGAAGGCCTGCGCCACCAGCAACGCGCGGGAGAAGGCCTCCCCCGCGATGTTCCGCCACGGGATGGCTCCGAGGCGCCGCACGAAGGCCGacatggcagcggcggcgctcgcggcgaggggctcgggcggccggcggggcgcggcgagggcggccgtTGTGGGGCGCGGGAGGCGCTCGCGGCCGGCGGGGGGGCGCGGGTGGCGCTCGCgggccgcggcgagggcggccggcggggggcgccggcggcgctcgcggcgagggggcggcgcagggagccAGGAGACAGATTTTGGTGCGGCGCAGGGAGATGGATGGAGTGGGGAGTTACATGGGTTCTTGTTGGGCTGGGCCTAATTGTTAGGCTGAAATGTACATCACGGGGCCCCGTGGGTCACCCGCAGGTGGACTATAAATCCGGTCCCGCACCCGCCATGTGTCAGGTCCTGAACCCGAGACTCGCGGGGGGAATTCCGAATCCGCCCCCGCTACCGTCGAGTCTGAAACCCGTGAGTCTCGGATCCACACCTAATCGATTGCCATCCCTATGTAGAAGGGAGCACCCGCGGATTCCAAGGTCGTCTCCTAATCCTCCCTATTCTTTTGGGCCTACAAATTACGTGCTGGTGGGCTCATGGTCGAACACTTTCACGTGGGCTGAAACCCAGACGTAGCTTCCCATATACTACCTTTTTCTTCAGAAAAAGTGCTTTTAACGTCCCTCATCTATTGTCAAAGCCTAGCTTTCATCCCTCATCTGCAAAACCGGGTATATGACATCCCTCAGCTGTCAAATCCAGTTGAGTTAGGTCCCAAGGTTGTTTTGAAGGTGGTTTCACGTGACGTGGCATaggccccacatgtcatacAACAAGTGGCGGTGGACcctttcttcttcatcctttctttctcctcctccctctctctccctatgAGCGGCCGCGTCCGGCTCTCTCTCCCCCACGTTTGCTCGCCCCTACCCGCAGGTCCACTGCCATCTTCGCTAGCCCTCCCAGTGGCCGCTCATCCCCCATGCCCGGCAGCCGCTTGTCGTCCGCACCTAAACCCGGCAGCCCTCTTCCCTCTCCATCGCTTGTCCTCCGCCCAAAGGCCCAGCGAATCAAGAGCCCTCATCCCTCTCCGCCGCATGTCCTCGGCCCAGAGGCCCGACGAGTCGGCGATCCTTGTTCCTCTCTAATGGGAGGCCCCCGTCCCTATCGGCTCGTCCTGCTGCCAGAGGTCAATTCGCACCGTCGTGGTTGGAGGAGCAGAAGCTAGTCGACGGTGCAAAGGTCAAGCGGAAGTTAATTCACACCCCTACTCCGGCAGTAGCTCATCGACCGAACCCGAACCTTCCTCACCTCGCGCTCAAACTCCACGACCCGTTGTTGACCAAACCAATCTACTCCTTGCCGGCAATCGTCGAATTCCCAACCACAGTGCACCACCGAGCCCCCATGACCGCCATCCCTTCGCCGGCACAATACGCCCATGTAACACCTCGGGTGTTTAAATTGTAATTACACTTAATCATCTGCATAAACATGAGCATCCTGGCATTGCAATTGCTTAAACCCTTTTTATTGTTGCTTATTGTTCAAATGCAAAAGTATGAAGTAACTTAAGTTTTTTGCAATATAACTGTGGCtcttgttattttatttaaatacttgataCAAAATGACCAAAGGTAGAATTTTGCTTAATTTTGGGTGATGTGTGCCAGTGATAAAAATTCAGTGAAGTTTCAATTTCAactgttttccttttcaaattctGTACAAACCTGTTGGGCTCTGCAGTTGGTTCAAGTCTCTTTttgttctttgtgattttatcttttcaaTGGGTATTTTTGGGGGGATTTTTGACCAGCTGCACCTTGCTCTTTTGAAGGAGAAagttattttcaaaaaaaatgtttaggCCCACTAGTcactccttctccctcctcccatcCCTCTGCTCCTCTACCGCGGGTGGCAAGGCAGAGCTCACCGCCACACGCCAGCGCCCACGCCACAGGGCCCACCACCCTCCATGGCTTCGCAGTCAACTGCGCGTGCGCCCGTCAAACCCTGTGCGCGCCATACTACCGTCGTCCTGTCACCATCGGCTCCGCCGCCCATGCTGCTGACACCGATGCCAGTGTCTCCTCACCTGCGCTTCCCACTGCTCGCACCTGCCCTCGCCACTGCTCGCGCTTGCCCTCGCCTTTGCTTGCCAAAGCCCAAGGTATGAACAACGACCGCCCCGcaaccttatcctttccccGGTCGCCGGCTTCCTCTCTacctcctttttcttcctttcctctttcttctcgAGATAGAAACAACCCGAGCAAGCCATTCCACCCGCTGGCCAAATCTACCCAGTTCCCTTCGCCAAAACCAAATCACCACCACCCACAATTAGCTCACCTCCCCAACTCTCTCCTCAACCACTCCTTGCCCATCGCCATGCACCCAATCATCGGGGCTTGAAGTTCCAGTGCTGCCATTGCCCCCACCAGCACAAGTTCCACCTCACCGTCAAACTACCCCTTaccggcctcctctcctccaaccAACAACCAAAATCGATCCGTGGTGAGCTCCTGGTCGTGATACACCCGCGGTTTCTTGGAGATAGGCTAGTTGCCATGCTCAATTTTGAGCTCACCGCCAGAGTACCGCCGCCGCTAGCCGCAGGGTAGGGTAGGGCTAAGGTTCTGGGGCAAGTAGAGGAGGAGGTGCGCTAGGGTGAGGGCGAGGTGCCCGGGAAGTCATCTGGGTAAGCACGCAACCGCGCCTGTGCCGgtgcaccaccgccaccggccgtgGGCATGCCCAAGGTTGAAGAAGGGGCGGGGTGTTGTGTGGAAAGCAAATAGAAGCTTAGAGGGTCATGCATAAAGTGTATGGGTTTAAGTGCTGAGGTGGAAAACATAAAGGGCCTTAAGTGTAAGATCTAGGGGCTGTAGTGAAAAAGGAAGGGCGGATATGCTGTTAAGGTTTATTTCTGAGGGCATTCATGAAAATGTACCCTTTTCTTTGTCGTGTTTAGTTTTGTTTGAAAagggctgaaactttgaaaatccCTAGAAAATTGtcgaaaaatgctaaaaattcAAAGTAAAGTGTGTTAGGTCTATGATGACCTGTTTCACCTAGGAAAAATACTTATTATGGTGAACCATTGTTTCTGATGCTGAATAAagtgcatgttgtttaatctccttttaTTGGAATAAATAGCTCTGGTGTTCTTTAAATCTTGATAAATTTTCAATAATATAGATTAGTGATTAAAACTATTCTGAGAAGTTTATAGAACCAAATTGCTGATATAACTCCAGTTATAATTCATTCTTCATATCTACCATGTCACCATGTTTGATTTTTATTAAATTCCGTGTTAGTCCAATCATGCTGAAATTTTTATGGTAAATTTTTTGGGTGATTGGAAACCTCCCGTAAATCAGGCATGTTCATATAACAATAGAGGCTTCctgaacatttattcatgttgaaagGTAGCTTATTTATTCAAGTTACTTGCTGCTAGAATTTATAGACCTACAATTTTTTTATGCTCTTTATCAGTAGCATATTCCTCCCTGAAATGGTTGCCAGCGAAATCATTATGGTTACTTGCATATGTCTTTTGTTTAACCTCTAGCATGTTGTTCACCATAGTTCATTCATAAACATGTTTCTTTTTGGTAGATAACTTTATATTTATATACTCTACTTGATCTTTGAACCAAGTATGATTGAGTTGTTGCACTCTTTAAACTTAAGGTTATGCGTGTGTCATCGTctttcaatcaactcatacataTGCATTGCCATGTAGATAACCCGTTAGTTGACGATCTTTATGAATTGATCGCCACGTCCGAGAGTGAGCATTCCGAAGCCTCTCAAGTTGAAACGCCACAAGACTtgaaccaaagttcagaagagcccaag
This genomic window from Setaria viridis chromosome 8, Setaria_viridis_v4.0, whole genome shotgun sequence contains:
- the LOC117866215 gene encoding mitochondrial ATP-independent inner membrane protease subunit 1a, translating into MSAFVRRLGAIPWRNIAGEAFSRALLVAQAFCAVHVVDHHLCSLAIVRGPSMLPAMNLAGDVVAVDKVSVRQGRVGPGDVVLMISPEDPRKAVAKRVVGMGGDSVTYLVDPGNSDAAKTVVVPQGHVWVQGDNVYASRDSRHFGAVPYGLITGKIFCRVWPLEGFGSIDSNQSP